The Neobacillus sp. PS3-34 genome has a window encoding:
- the groES gene encoding co-chaperone GroES, whose product MLKPLGDRIIIELVASEEKTASGIVLPDTAKEKPQEGKVVAVGTGRVLESGERVALEVSEGDRIIFSKYAGTEVKYQGTEYLILRETDILAVIG is encoded by the coding sequence TTGTTAAAGCCACTAGGTGATCGCATTATCATTGAGCTTGTTGCATCAGAAGAAAAAACTGCAAGCGGTATCGTTTTACCGGACACAGCTAAGGAAAAGCCGCAAGAAGGAAAAGTTGTTGCCGTTGGTACTGGACGTGTCCTTGAGAGCGGGGAGCGCGTAGCACTTGAAGTTTCTGAAGGTGACCGCATTATCTTCTCAAAATACGCTGGAACAGAAGTAAAATACCAGGGTACTGAATATTTAATTTTACGTGAAACAGATATCCTTGCTGTAATTGGCTAA
- a CDS encoding type II CAAX endopeptidase family protein — MKKEYWIILIVYIGMQLSSFFGIPFMGYLLDLTGKSYTDPQLMSVAYWLVVSFTTALIITLFLLRKEMKPSVNERSGTSLWGSIAWAIFGVFLALFAQSIAANIERLMGIDVRSENTKAIIKLIEAFPFAIIVSSIFGPILEEIVFRKIIFGGLYKRFNFFISAIISSVVFALAHMEPQHTLLYAAMGFTFAFLYVKTKNILVPMFAHVAMNTFVVIVQSVFKDDIEKMLHDAEKIQSFIGGFL; from the coding sequence TTGAAAAAAGAATATTGGATTATCCTAATTGTATATATCGGCATGCAGCTTTCGAGTTTTTTCGGCATTCCTTTTATGGGCTATCTCCTTGATCTGACCGGAAAAAGCTATACGGATCCACAGCTTATGTCTGTAGCCTATTGGCTGGTGGTTAGTTTTACAACGGCATTAATCATTACATTATTCCTGCTCCGAAAGGAAATGAAGCCTTCTGTTAACGAACGAAGCGGTACCTCTTTATGGGGTTCGATAGCTTGGGCCATTTTCGGTGTTTTTCTTGCCTTGTTTGCTCAGTCGATTGCCGCGAATATCGAAAGGCTAATGGGAATTGACGTCCGTTCGGAAAATACAAAAGCGATAATCAAGCTAATCGAAGCCTTCCCGTTTGCGATTATCGTCAGTTCTATCTTTGGACCCATTCTGGAAGAAATTGTGTTTCGGAAAATTATTTTTGGAGGGCTGTACAAACGATTTAATTTCTTTATTTCTGCGATAATCAGTTCCGTTGTTTTTGCGCTCGCCCATATGGAGCCTCAGCATACTTTGCTATATGCTGCCATGGGCTTTACCTTTGCTTTTCTTTATGTAAAAACAAAAAACATTCTTGTTCCAATGTTCGCTCATGTCGCCATGAATACCTTTGTTGTGATCGTCCAGTCTGTTTTTAAGGATGATATTGAAAAAATGCTTCATGATGCTGAAAAAATTCAAAGTTTTATTGGAGGATTTCTATGA
- a CDS encoding YdiK family protein, translated as MRQSPLFSGIVYILLGALFTYFAIQDVSDDGWGVFTYLLVLLATFDVASGLKMIGFYIRFKSQIKK; from the coding sequence ATGAGACAGTCACCATTGTTTTCCGGCATCGTCTATATCTTGCTCGGCGCCCTGTTCACCTATTTTGCCATTCAGGATGTCAGCGATGATGGATGGGGTGTCTTTACATATTTGCTTGTCCTCCTGGCTACCTTTGATGTAGCATCGGGCCTCAAAATGATCGGGTTCTATATACGATTTAAAAGCCAAATAAAAAAGTGA
- a CDS encoding redox-sensing transcriptional repressor Rex: MSNETMKIPQATAKRLPLYYRFLMNLHSSGKQRVSSAELSDAVKVDSATIRRDFSYFGALGKKGYGYNVNYLLTFFRKTLDQDELTKVALIGVGNLGTAFLNYNFLKNNNTKIEMAFDVDAEKVGTTIGDVQIYHMDDIEKYMVEEKVHVVILTVPSPVAQPITDRLIKADVKGILNFTPARLHVPASVRVHHIDLAIELQSLVYFLKHYPVYEES; encoded by the coding sequence ATGAGCAATGAGACAATGAAAATACCTCAGGCTACAGCAAAAAGGCTGCCGCTATATTATCGGTTTTTAATGAACCTTCATTCTTCTGGAAAGCAGAGAGTGTCCTCGGCCGAATTGAGTGATGCCGTAAAGGTGGACTCTGCAACGATTCGCAGAGACTTTTCTTATTTTGGAGCACTAGGGAAAAAGGGATATGGCTATAATGTTAATTATTTACTGACCTTTTTCAGGAAAACACTCGACCAGGATGAACTGACAAAAGTCGCGTTAATTGGCGTCGGAAACCTGGGAACGGCATTTTTGAATTATAATTTTTTAAAAAATAATAATACGAAGATTGAAATGGCTTTTGATGTAGACGCTGAAAAAGTGGGCACAACCATTGGCGATGTTCAGATCTACCATATGGATGATATTGAAAAATATATGGTGGAGGAAAAAGTCCATGTGGTGATATTAACTGTTCCATCACCGGTTGCTCAACCGATTACAGACCGCCTTATAAAAGCAGATGTAAAAGGAATATTAAACTTTACACCTGCCAGATTGCATGTTCCGGCTTCAGTCCGTGTACACCATATTGACCTTGCTATTGAACTCCAATCTTTAGTGTACTTTTTGAAGCACTATCCGGTGTATGAAGAAAGCTAA
- the abc-f gene encoding ribosomal protection-like ABC-F family protein — MILLQVNQLAKYYGADLILSNIKLELQTRDRAALVRRNGAGKSTLLKIIAGHMSHDGGEVIKPKEVSIGYLAQNTGLESNLSIWEEMLTVFDSLRKMEGSLRQLELQMADPDAISDEAKYSRILAEYDSLQVKFKELGGYQYEADIRSVLHGLNFHSFDYSTSISTLSGGQKTRLALGKLLLKKPDILILDEPTNHLDIDTLSWLEQYLQGYEGAILIVSHDRYFLDKVVNQVYEISRRQIQRFPGNYSSYLEKKAENYERDMKQFEKQQDEIAKLQDFIQRNLARASTTKRAQSRRKTLEKMDKMDRPLGDEKSAAFSFDIEKQSGNDVLSVNSLAVGYDGDMVSENISFRVAKGDSIALVGPNGIGKSTLLKTIVEKLPALKGDVRYGSNLAIGYYDQEQAELTSNKRVLNELWDEYPLKSEKEIRTVLGNFLFSGDDVLKIVSTLSGGEKARLALSKLMMQKANLLILDEPTNHLDLDSKEVLENALIDYPGTILFVSHDRYFINRIATRVLELSRNGSMDYLGDYDYFVEKKQELAELELESSSIVNNSVESELQDKTGYQQDKEAKKLERQRKRKLEDIELKIEELEEEIQHYEEQLCHPEIFQDHQKVLEINQKNEKAKEMLEQLMDEWSSLAE; from the coding sequence ATGATTTTATTACAAGTGAATCAACTGGCAAAATATTATGGTGCTGACCTAATTTTATCGAATATAAAACTAGAATTACAAACGCGCGACCGGGCTGCTCTCGTTCGCCGCAACGGAGCGGGCAAATCCACTCTGTTAAAAATCATTGCAGGACACATGTCCCATGATGGCGGAGAAGTGATTAAGCCCAAGGAGGTTAGCATTGGCTACCTTGCGCAAAATACTGGCCTTGAATCAAATTTGTCGATTTGGGAAGAAATGCTGACCGTTTTCGACAGCCTGCGAAAAATGGAAGGTTCTCTCCGTCAGCTGGAACTGCAAATGGCGGATCCTGACGCAATTTCTGACGAAGCAAAATACAGTCGAATTCTGGCAGAATATGATTCCCTTCAAGTTAAATTCAAAGAGCTGGGAGGATATCAATATGAAGCAGATATCCGTTCAGTTTTGCATGGACTGAACTTTCATTCGTTTGACTACTCCACAAGCATAAGCACATTAAGCGGGGGACAAAAAACTCGTTTAGCTCTCGGTAAGCTTTTATTAAAAAAGCCCGATATTTTAATTTTGGACGAGCCCACAAACCATCTGGACATTGACACTCTTTCCTGGCTGGAACAATATCTTCAAGGATATGAAGGCGCAATATTAATTGTTTCCCATGACCGTTACTTCTTAGACAAAGTCGTGAATCAGGTATATGAGATATCAAGAAGGCAAATCCAACGATTCCCTGGAAATTACAGCTCTTATCTTGAGAAAAAAGCGGAAAATTACGAGCGTGACATGAAGCAATTTGAAAAGCAGCAGGACGAAATTGCCAAGCTTCAGGATTTTATCCAAAGAAACCTCGCCAGGGCCTCAACGACAAAGAGAGCCCAGAGCCGCCGGAAGACACTCGAAAAGATGGACAAAATGGATCGCCCTCTAGGGGATGAAAAATCTGCAGCCTTCTCCTTTGATATCGAGAAGCAAAGTGGAAATGATGTTCTTTCCGTCAACAGTCTTGCTGTTGGCTATGATGGTGATATGGTTTCTGAAAACATTTCTTTTCGTGTCGCAAAAGGCGACAGCATCGCTCTTGTCGGGCCAAATGGAATTGGCAAATCCACACTTCTCAAGACGATTGTGGAAAAACTTCCAGCCTTAAAAGGAGACGTTCGCTACGGTTCCAATCTGGCTATTGGGTATTACGACCAGGAACAGGCAGAATTGACGTCCAATAAGCGCGTTTTAAATGAACTTTGGGATGAATATCCTTTAAAGAGTGAAAAGGAAATACGGACAGTCCTCGGCAATTTTCTTTTTTCAGGTGACGATGTTTTAAAAATTGTGTCGACTTTGAGCGGCGGCGAGAAGGCACGACTTGCCCTTTCCAAGCTAATGATGCAAAAGGCTAACCTACTTATTTTGGATGAACCGACAAACCATCTCGACCTCGACAGCAAAGAGGTGTTGGAAAATGCCCTAATTGATTATCCAGGTACAATCCTGTTCGTATCCCATGACAGGTATTTTATTAACCGGATTGCCACCCGGGTGCTTGAATTAAGTCGTAATGGTAGCATGGACTATCTGGGAGATTACGATTATTTTGTCGAGAAAAAACAGGAACTGGCTGAACTTGAATTGGAAAGCTCATCTATTGTCAATAATTCTGTTGAATCAGAGCTACAGGATAAAACGGGCTATCAACAGGATAAAGAAGCCAAAAAGCTGGAACGGCAGCGAAAAAGAAAGCTTGAAGACATCGAGTTGAAAATTGAGGAATTAGAGGAAGAAATCCAACATTACGAAGAGCAGTTATGCCATCCTGAAATTTTCCAGGATCATCAAAAAGTACTTGAAATCAATCAAAAAAATGAAAAAGCAAAAGAAATGCTTGAACAGCTTATGGATGAATGGTCATCACTGGCAGAGTAA